From Thunnus albacares chromosome 22, fThuAlb1.1, whole genome shotgun sequence, the proteins below share one genomic window:
- the zgc:77880 gene encoding zf-DHHC domain-containing protein, translating into MASLRCRRDPCGVICLILTYFSVFYADYVVIQYVLIPAYSDSVWCTLHGSVFNLILLLLLACHSKAVFSDPGMVPLPDTAIDFSDLRSQSSRMNERGCEGWTVCSRCETYRPPRAHHCRVCQRCIRRMDHHCPWINNCVGELNQKYFIQFLFYTGMASLYSMVLVVSAWVWRIRNEREGDAEKEEGEETPSKHLIVAHYIILLVESVLFGVFVMVIFYDQLVSIITDETPIEQMRNRLMIKDKGSSSSSSSSQLPHHPTHTRKPKLALLREVFGRGSVFCWLLPLHSNPPSVGGITYSALPDYDV; encoded by the exons ATGGCTTCCTTACGCTGTAGGCGGGACCCCTGCGGCGTTATCTGTCTGATTTTAACTTATTTCAGCGTGTTTTACGCGGACTACGTGGTCATACAGTATGTCCTCATCCCCGCCTACTCGGACAG TGTGTGGTGTACTCTACATGGATCAGTGTTCAACctgattctgctgctgctgctggcctgCCACTCCAAAGCCGTCTTCTCAGACCCCG gtATGGTGCCTCTTCCCGATACAGCCATAGACTTCTCAGACCTTCGCTCCCAGTCGTCTCGGATGAACGAGCGG GGCTGTGAGGGTTGGACGGTGTGCAGTCGCTGCGAAACCTACAGACCTCCCAGAGCGCATCACTGCCGCGTCTGCCAGAGGTGTATCCGTCGCATGGACCATCACTGTCCCTG gatcaATAACTGTGTTGGAGAGTTAAACCAGAAGTATTTCATCCAGTTTCTTTTCTACACAG GCATGGCCAGTCTGTACTCCATGGTGCTGGTGGTGTCAGCCTGGGTGTGGCGGATAAGGAACGAGAGAGAAGGCGATGcagaaaaggaagaaggagaagagacgCCCAGCAAGCACCTGATAGT tgctCACTACATCATCCTCCTGGTGGAGTCGGTGTTGTTTGGCGTGTTTGTCATGGTCATCTTCTACGATCAG TTGGTCTCCATAATCACAGACGAGACTCCGATTGAACAGATGAGGAACAGGCTGATGATAAAGGACAAAGGTTCTTCATCGTCCTCCTCGTCCTCGCAGCTGCCTCACCACCCAACGCACACCCGCAAGCCAAAGCTGGCGTTGCTGCGGGAGGTGTTCGGAAGAG gttCGGTCTTTTGCTGGCTACTTCCTCTCCACTCCAACCCTCCGTCGGTCGGCGGCATCACCTACTCCGCGCTGCCCGACTACGACGTCTGA